A portion of the Shewanella sp. SNU WT4 genome contains these proteins:
- a CDS encoding alpha/beta hydrolase, translated as MASLIIFIALILTGLWFGAQRYPNKALQWTRKLYANWAQVDTLFTPVSGLKQHAYWRLAPSTDKDAPWIVMLHGFSADKTVWCPFARHLPKEYSLLMVDLTGHGDSEVDDNCQFDMKNQALRLIKLLDNLGIAECHLVGNSMGGQLTAYMATHFAERCLSAYLFNPSGIIAPKDNAFSRAILAGRNPFFGETYAEFEHFYQQTMAKPPWVPAPILNAIYSYHQKRRPLLKRVFAEFTASHGSFVPKTSCPTCICWGELDDILDISALPVWQQHLPQASTRVYTSIGHMPMLECPKLAAADYGQFLTYCQFLKSSQ; from the coding sequence ATGGCGTCATTGATCATATTCATTGCCCTAATACTCACAGGCTTATGGTTTGGTGCTCAGCGCTACCCCAATAAAGCCTTACAGTGGACCAGAAAACTTTATGCCAACTGGGCGCAGGTAGACACTTTATTTACCCCAGTTTCAGGCTTAAAGCAGCATGCTTATTGGCGCTTAGCCCCCAGTACCGATAAGGATGCCCCTTGGATTGTCATGCTGCATGGTTTTAGTGCCGACAAAACTGTCTGGTGCCCATTTGCCCGTCATTTACCCAAAGAATACTCATTACTGATGGTGGATTTAACTGGCCATGGAGATTCAGAGGTCGATGATAATTGCCAATTTGATATGAAAAATCAGGCGCTTCGCCTGATTAAGTTATTAGATAATTTGGGCATAGCAGAATGCCACTTAGTTGGAAATTCCATGGGCGGACAGCTTACCGCCTATATGGCTACCCATTTTGCCGAGCGCTGCCTTAGTGCCTATTTGTTTAATCCTTCAGGCATAATTGCGCCCAAGGACAACGCCTTTAGTCGGGCGATTTTAGCCGGTAGGAACCCATTCTTTGGTGAAACCTATGCTGAGTTTGAACACTTTTATCAGCAAACCATGGCCAAGCCACCTTGGGTACCTGCGCCTATCCTTAACGCCATTTATAGCTATCACCAAAAAAGGCGCCCTTTACTTAAGCGAGTGTTTGCTGAATTTACCGCAAGCCATGGCAGTTTTGTGCCCAAAACCAGCTGCCCGACCTGTATATGCTGGGGCGAGTTAGATGATATTTTAGATATCAGCGCTCTGCCGGTGTGGCAGCAACATTTACCCCAAGCGAGCACTCGGGTATATACCAGCATAGGCCACATGCCAATGCTGGAATGCCCTAAACTTGCTGCTGCCGATTATGGTCAATTTCTAACCTATTGCCAATTCCTAAAAAGCAGCCAATAA
- the fdnG gene encoding formate dehydrogenase-N subunit alpha: MDRRQFFKLCACGATTSAISALGLMPGTAMAAPREYKLLKAKETRNNCCYCSVGCGLLMYSYGSNGKNAEKAIFHIEGDADHPVNRGALCPKGAGLVDYVNSPNRNHFPEVREAGSNEWKRISWDEAFNRIARLMKDDRDANLIEKNSDGTTVNRWLTTGMMTSSAQPNEGGFITHKFARSLGLVAIDTIARNUHSPTVASLAPTFGRGAMTNHWIDIKNSNVVVIMGGNAAEAHPVGFGWVTEAMEHNNAKLVVVDPRFTRSAALADCYAPIRSGTDIAFLLGVSRYLIETNQVNHEYVKAYTNASYIVREDFEFTDGLFSGFDEKTRTYDKETWYYELDEQGYAKVDDSLTHPRCVWNLLKKHVDRYDFDTVSNITGTPVADYEKVCALIGSTHTHDKAATFMYALGWTHHSKGAQNIRSMAMVQLLLGNIGVLGGGVNALRGHSNVQGATDMGLLCQNLPGYLKLPNDNDRDLKTYLGNYTPTPLRPGQTNYWSNYPKFFVSQMKSFWGDNATADNSYGYDWLPKWDIQYDFTKHIDMMFHGKVNGYFIQGVNAINSMPNRNKVLAALCQLKYMVVLDPIATETSVFWQKAGEFNNVEPSEIQTQVFRLPTTLFAEEEGCIVNSGRWMQWHWKGANAPGESKPDAEILSGILLKLRELYRDEGGVLPEPVQAINWNYHDPKFPHGEEVAKELNGRDLTTGKQLDSFSQLKDDGTTACGCWIYSGSWTEAGNMMARRDNSDPSGKGITPGWAFSWPANRRVLYNRASCDVNGKPWDPKRVIVQWHQDKWHGIDQGDFNMKLSPQDSAHPFIMQPEGVGRFFALKMLAEGPFPEHYEPVESPIGTNPLHPNVVSNPAIRMLPGVAETLGSHKDFPYVCTTYSLTEHFNFWTSHCRLAAISMPETFVELDEVLAAAKGINNGDWVKVSSKRGSILTKALVTQRLQPLKVNGQLVHTVGLPRHGGHNALTRKSYSCNVLTTEVGDANTQVPEFKAFLVDITKAEGM; this comes from the coding sequence ATGGACAGACGACAGTTTTTTAAACTGTGTGCCTGCGGTGCGACAACCTCAGCAATCTCGGCCTTGGGCTTAATGCCCGGCACTGCGATGGCTGCGCCCCGTGAGTATAAGTTGCTAAAAGCCAAAGAAACCCGCAATAACTGTTGTTATTGCTCTGTGGGTTGTGGCTTGTTGATGTACAGTTATGGCAGTAACGGTAAAAATGCCGAGAAAGCCATTTTTCATATCGAAGGTGATGCTGACCATCCGGTCAATCGTGGCGCCTTGTGTCCTAAAGGTGCGGGTCTGGTTGATTATGTCAACAGCCCTAATCGCAACCATTTCCCTGAAGTTCGCGAAGCTGGCAGCAATGAGTGGAAACGCATTAGCTGGGATGAGGCATTTAACCGCATCGCCCGTTTAATGAAAGATGACCGCGATGCCAACTTAATCGAAAAGAATAGTGATGGCACCACAGTTAACCGCTGGTTAACTACGGGCATGATGACCTCATCTGCTCAGCCTAACGAAGGCGGGTTTATTACCCACAAGTTTGCTCGTTCGCTTGGCTTAGTGGCCATCGATACTATTGCGCGTAACTGACACTCCCCAACGGTAGCAAGTCTTGCTCCAACATTTGGGCGCGGTGCCATGACCAACCACTGGATCGATATTAAAAACTCCAATGTGGTAGTGATCATGGGCGGTAATGCCGCCGAAGCACATCCTGTCGGTTTTGGCTGGGTTACAGAAGCCATGGAACACAATAACGCCAAGTTGGTGGTTGTGGATCCACGATTTACCCGTAGTGCGGCACTAGCCGATTGCTATGCCCCTATTCGCAGCGGTACCGATATTGCATTTTTACTCGGTGTAAGCCGCTACTTGATTGAAACCAATCAAGTGAATCATGAGTATGTAAAGGCTTATACCAATGCCAGTTACATAGTGCGTGAAGATTTTGAATTTACCGATGGTTTGTTCAGTGGTTTTGATGAAAAGACTCGAACCTATGATAAAGAAACCTGGTACTACGAACTCGACGAGCAAGGTTATGCCAAGGTTGATGACAGCCTGACGCATCCACGTTGTGTTTGGAACTTATTGAAAAAACACGTAGATCGCTACGATTTTGACACGGTAAGTAATATTACAGGTACGCCTGTGGCGGATTACGAGAAAGTATGTGCCCTGATTGGTAGCACTCACACTCATGATAAAGCCGCGACCTTTATGTATGCCTTAGGTTGGACTCACCATTCAAAAGGTGCCCAGAACATTCGTTCTATGGCCATGGTGCAGTTGCTGCTGGGTAACATTGGCGTATTGGGTGGTGGGGTCAATGCCTTACGTGGTCACTCAAACGTTCAAGGCGCCACAGATATGGGGCTTTTGTGCCAAAACTTACCTGGCTATCTTAAGTTACCTAACGATAACGACAGAGATCTTAAGACCTATTTAGGTAATTACACGCCTACGCCTTTGCGTCCGGGCCAGACTAACTATTGGTCTAATTATCCTAAGTTCTTCGTGTCGCAAATGAAGAGTTTCTGGGGTGATAACGCCACCGCTGACAATAGCTATGGTTACGACTGGTTACCTAAGTGGGATATACAGTACGACTTTACCAAGCACATAGACATGATGTTCCACGGCAAGGTGAATGGTTATTTCATTCAAGGCGTTAACGCGATTAACTCCATGCCTAACCGTAACAAGGTATTAGCGGCTCTGTGTCAGCTTAAGTACATGGTAGTGCTTGACCCGATTGCGACAGAAACCTCAGTGTTCTGGCAAAAAGCGGGCGAGTTCAACAATGTTGAGCCAAGCGAAATTCAGACTCAGGTATTCCGTTTACCGACGACCCTATTTGCCGAAGAAGAAGGCTGTATCGTGAACTCAGGTCGCTGGATGCAGTGGCACTGGAAGGGTGCTAATGCTCCGGGTGAATCTAAGCCTGATGCGGAAATTTTATCTGGCATCTTGCTGAAACTTAGAGAGCTCTATCGCGATGAAGGCGGGGTATTGCCTGAGCCTGTGCAAGCCATTAATTGGAATTATCACGACCCTAAATTCCCTCATGGTGAAGAAGTGGCAAAAGAGCTTAACGGCCGTGATTTAACCACAGGTAAGCAGCTTGATAGTTTCAGCCAACTTAAAGATGACGGTACTACCGCTTGCGGTTGCTGGATTTATAGTGGCAGCTGGACCGAAGCTGGCAACATGATGGCGCGCCGAGATAACTCAGATCCATCCGGTAAAGGTATTACTCCGGGCTGGGCATTCTCGTGGCCTGCTAATCGCCGCGTGCTGTATAACCGCGCCTCGTGTGATGTCAATGGTAAGCCTTGGGATCCAAAACGTGTGATTGTGCAATGGCATCAAGATAAATGGCACGGCATAGATCAAGGCGACTTTAACATGAAGTTATCGCCGCAAGATTCTGCGCATCCATTCATTATGCAGCCAGAGGGCGTGGGCCGTTTCTTTGCCTTGAAGATGCTCGCTGAAGGACCATTCCCTGAGCATTACGAGCCAGTGGAATCGCCGATTGGTACTAACCCACTGCATCCTAATGTCGTGAGTAACCCAGCGATTCGTATGTTGCCAGGTGTAGCTGAAACCTTAGGTTCGCATAAGGATTTCCCTTATGTGTGTACCACTTACTCGCTAACTGAACACTTTAACTTCTGGACAAGCCATTGCCGTCTAGCCGCGATTTCTATGCCAGAAACCTTTGTGGAGTTAGATGAAGTATTGGCAGCCGCTAAGGGCATTAACAATGGCGATTGGGTCAAGGTGAGCTCTAAGCGTGGCAGCATATTGACGAAAGCCTTAGTCACACAGCGTCTGCAACCGTTAAAGGTGAATGGCCAGTTAGTGCATACCGTGGGGTTACCGCGTCACGGCGGCCATAACGCCTTAACTCGTAAGAGTTATAGCTGTAACGTACTGACCACAGAAGTGGGTGATGCTAATACTCAAGTGCCTGAATTTAAGGCGTTCCTTGTGGATATCACTAAGGCTGAGGGGATGTAA
- the fdxH gene encoding formate dehydrogenase subunit beta — MSSQDIILSSGTSELTPAAQVRKKLSKVAKLFDATKCNGCKGCQVACSEWNDLRAPIGSFQGSYQNPMNLSSECWTLMKFNEVKQDDKLRWQFTHSACMHCEDPACLTACSTKGAIIQRSNGVVDFDSDKCIGCGYCVSACPFDVPKLDPIDQKAYKCTMCSDRLQVGQEPACVKTCTTGALKFGTREDMLFIADLRVKQLQERGFANAGIYNPEGVGGTGMMMILHDVNEPESYGLSADPKTSLPVKLWQDVVKPLGAVGILATVAVACLHRITVGRNIVEEDEPAAFDHSHDQQDASATPTTKTDKE, encoded by the coding sequence ATGTCTTCACAAGATATCATTTTAAGTTCAGGAACCTCTGAACTGACCCCAGCGGCGCAGGTGCGAAAAAAGCTGAGCAAGGTCGCTAAGTTATTTGATGCCACTAAGTGCAACGGTTGTAAGGGTTGTCAGGTTGCGTGTTCTGAGTGGAACGACTTGCGCGCCCCTATTGGCAGCTTCCAAGGCAGCTATCAAAACCCGATGAACTTATCATCTGAGTGCTGGACCTTGATGAAGTTCAACGAGGTTAAGCAAGACGATAAGCTGCGTTGGCAGTTTACTCATAGTGCTTGTATGCATTGTGAAGACCCTGCGTGTTTGACAGCGTGCTCGACTAAAGGCGCCATCATTCAACGCTCTAACGGTGTAGTGGATTTTGACTCTGACAAGTGTATTGGCTGCGGTTATTGCGTCAGCGCTTGTCCATTTGATGTGCCTAAGCTCGATCCTATCGATCAAAAGGCCTACAAGTGCACCATGTGTTCAGACCGCTTGCAAGTCGGACAAGAGCCCGCCTGCGTTAAAACCTGTACCACAGGCGCACTCAAGTTTGGTACTCGTGAAGACATGCTGTTTATTGCCGATTTACGGGTAAAACAGTTGCAAGAGCGCGGTTTCGCCAATGCCGGTATCTATAACCCTGAGGGCGTAGGTGGCACAGGCATGATGATGATTTTGCATGATGTCAACGAGCCAGAAAGTTACGGTTTATCAGCCGATCCTAAGACCAGCTTACCGGTGAAGTTATGGCAAGACGTAGTCAAGCCATTGGGCGCCGTCGGTATTCTGGCAACAGTAGCGGTGGCCTGTTTGCACCGCATTACTGTGGGTCGCAATATCGTTGAAGAAGATGAGCCGGCGGCGTTTGATCATAGCCATGATCAGCAAGACGCTAGCGCCACGCCAACAACCAAGACAGATAAGGAGTAA
- a CDS encoding formate dehydrogenase subunit gamma encodes MNKQNMILRHKLFDRICHWFIVATGFVTFMTGFAFFFPSFQWLGSIAGTPQMARFVHPIAGLMMCLPLMLMLVRYYHHNKWEKNDLKWMLAIKDVMFENEDKIPAIGHYNPGQKVLFRTFVVTSIGLTITGFIMWQPYFAPYFASSTIEWAILIHAVCAVIMLIFVLVHFWMATWVEGSVAGMLYGKVSRAWCKKHHPNMLNDPELKTIKQEKH; translated from the coding sequence ATGAATAAGCAGAATATGATTTTGCGCCATAAGTTGTTCGACCGCATTTGTCATTGGTTTATCGTCGCCACGGGTTTTGTCACCTTTATGACGGGCTTTGCCTTCTTCTTCCCATCGTTTCAATGGTTGGGGTCAATTGCCGGAACGCCGCAAATGGCGCGCTTTGTTCATCCGATTGCCGGATTAATGATGTGCTTACCATTAATGCTGATGTTGGTGCGCTATTACCACCATAACAAATGGGAAAAGAACGATCTGAAATGGATGCTAGCCATCAAGGATGTGATGTTTGAAAACGAGGACAAAATCCCCGCTATCGGCCATTACAACCCTGGACAAAAAGTGCTGTTTCGCACCTTTGTGGTGACATCCATAGGGTTAACTATCACGGGCTTTATTATGTGGCAGCCTTACTTTGCCCCTTATTTTGCCTCATCAACCATAGAGTGGGCCATTCTCATTCATGCGGTTTGCGCAGTCATCATGTTGATTTTTGTGCTGGTACATTTCTGGATGGCGACTTGGGTTGAAGGATCGGTTGCTGGCATGTTGTACGGCAAAGTATCGCGGGCTTGGTGCAAGAAGCATCACCCTAACATGCTAAATGATCCGGAACTTAAAACAATTAAGCAGGAAAAACACTGA
- the fdhE gene encoding formate dehydrogenase accessory protein FdhE yields MSTAILDANSIAKQGLTIKTLYPAKPHSVYQRRADRLAELAEDSGLPECFRLLEQLVTAQAVIAASTDAKHQHCFGSKPQVDLGQEQPLAQANFVWGNYWQAVLLELIGEMLPQVSPSLVTLLKDLAATDADSLQSYAKSLLCGHFSDVPAQYSLFIWAALSVYWSHWAVAVGETLASRGVAYKTLCPVCGSHPVASVIKDEPRSGLRYLHCSLCESEWHQIRAECTCCGENKGVFLWAETETKAAIRIESCDTCKGYTKMMFTDINPRLEAAVDDLASLVMDKHVVEQGYCATTVNPLLLAHEEETTS; encoded by the coding sequence ATGAGCACAGCAATACTTGATGCCAATAGCATAGCCAAACAAGGCTTAACCATTAAGACCTTGTATCCGGCCAAACCGCACAGCGTTTATCAGCGCCGCGCTGACAGGCTCGCTGAACTGGCTGAAGATTCAGGTTTACCTGAGTGTTTTCGCCTGCTGGAGCAGTTAGTCACAGCGCAAGCGGTAATTGCAGCAAGCACGGATGCTAAGCATCAGCATTGTTTTGGCTCCAAACCCCAAGTGGATTTAGGCCAAGAGCAACCACTGGCGCAGGCTAACTTTGTGTGGGGCAATTATTGGCAGGCGGTATTGCTGGAGCTTATCGGGGAAATGCTGCCACAGGTATCCCCATCATTAGTGACACTGCTTAAAGACTTAGCGGCAACGGATGCTGATAGCTTGCAGTCTTATGCTAAATCGCTGCTTTGCGGCCACTTTAGTGATGTACCAGCGCAATACAGCTTATTTATTTGGGCGGCATTGTCTGTGTACTGGTCCCATTGGGCGGTAGCGGTAGGGGAAACCTTAGCCTCACGCGGCGTGGCCTATAAAACCTTATGCCCAGTGTGCGGCAGTCACCCAGTGGCTAGCGTGATTAAAGATGAACCGCGCTCAGGCTTACGTTATCTGCATTGCAGCTTGTGTGAGAGTGAGTGGCATCAAATCCGCGCTGAGTGTACTTGCTGCGGCGAAAACAAAGGCGTGTTCTTGTGGGCCGAAACAGAAACTAAAGCGGCCATTCGAATCGAAAGCTGCGACACCTGTAAGGGATACACCAAGATGATGTTTACCGACATCAATCCCAGACTTGAAGCCGCCGTGGATGATTTAGCAAGCTTAGTGATGGATAAGCATGTGGTAGAGCAAGGCTATTGCGCAACGACAGTTAATCCTCTGTTACTGGCTCATGAAGAAGAGACGACAAGCTAG